In Mytilus trossulus isolate FHL-02 chromosome 6, PNRI_Mtr1.1.1.hap1, whole genome shotgun sequence, a single window of DNA contains:
- the LOC134723290 gene encoding uncharacterized protein LOC134723290 isoform X2 — protein MAEDTKENMTIEGVDVGKVRNFPFSALKTLGSIQIGIGGICIGLGIIDFLLFIFFEDKFVPDPKMKESEAYQKVDTLTKTFSPVWCGVWFCVTGAFAAILSQKKLANINYYKMTFLILSITCAAVSGPLCLIVSVTSAYLRHQITPEGFRWLVPLLVMFFAFCEIIFALISASVCCCCAPFDSSRVRVLLAKQQDDNFHAIVQKEKSIDSFDIFTTSDRRGKPLPPRNQEIKQEAKEPTVQKVDRVQQTTAKEDKRPPPAQKEERKQEKPQTEHRTRESKRSHDRKPERKDSLSSENYKHKDDEEFDGSRFEEDNPVRTRGYADRPYTKGSSYEQLKSLVIPKTAPKQTF, from the exons ATGGCGG AGGACACAAAAGAGAACATGACGATAGAGGGCGTAGACGTTGGTAAAGTGAGAAACTTTCCATTCTCCGCGTTGAAGACTTTAGGTTCCATACAGATAGGTATCGGCGGGATATGTATTGGTTTAGGAATTATAGATTTTttgctatttatattttttgaagacaaatttgTGCCTGACCCAAAAATGAAGGAAAGTGAAGCTTACCAGAAGGTAGACACACTTACAAAGACCTTTTCTCCAGTCTGGTGTGGTGTATGG TTTTGTGTTACTGGTGCTTTCGCCGCCATTTTATCACAGAAGAAGCTTGCGAACATTAATTATTAC aaaatgaCGTTCTTGATACTAAGTATAACATGTGCTGCTGTTTCTGGACCTCTCTGTTTGATTGTCAGCGTTACATCGGCGTACTTG aGACATCAGATAACTCCAGAAGGCTTCCGATGGTTAGTGCCGTTGTTGGTCATGTTTTTTgcattttgtgaaataatatttGCTCTTATATCTGCGTCTGTTTGCTGCTGTTGTGCACCATTTGATTCATCAAGG GTAAGAGTTCTTCTTGCAAAACAACAAGATGACAATTTTCATGCCATTGTTCAAAAAGAGAAATCAATAGATTCCTTTGATATCTTCACCACAAGTGACAGGAGAGGAAAGCCACTTCCGCCTCgcaatcaagaaatcaaacaAGAAGCTAAAGAACCAACTGTACAAAAGGTTGACCGTGTGCAACAAACAACGGCCAAAGAAGATAAGAGGCCTCCACCAGCTCAAAAAGAGGAACGCAAACAGGAAAAACCACAAACTGAGCATAGAACACGTGAAAGTAAACGATCGCACGATCGAAAGCCCGAAAGGAAAGACTCTCTTAGCAgtgaaaattataaacataaagATGACGAAGAATTTGATGGATCAAGATTTGAAGAGGACAACCCAGTAAGAACACGTGGGTATGCCGACAGACCGTACACGAAAGGTTCCAGTTATGAACAACTGAAAAGTTTAGTTATACCTAAAACAGCaccaaaacaaacattttag
- the LOC134723290 gene encoding uncharacterized protein LOC134723290 isoform X1: MAAEDTKENMTIEGVDVGKVRNFPFSALKTLGSIQIGIGGICIGLGIIDFLLFIFFEDKFVPDPKMKESEAYQKVDTLTKTFSPVWCGVWFCVTGAFAAILSQKKLANINYYKMTFLILSITCAAVSGPLCLIVSVTSAYLRHQITPEGFRWLVPLLVMFFAFCEIIFALISASVCCCCAPFDSSRVRVLLAKQQDDNFHAIVQKEKSIDSFDIFTTSDRRGKPLPPRNQEIKQEAKEPTVQKVDRVQQTTAKEDKRPPPAQKEERKQEKPQTEHRTRESKRSHDRKPERKDSLSSENYKHKDDEEFDGSRFEEDNPVRTRGYADRPYTKGSSYEQLKSLVIPKTAPKQTF; this comes from the exons ATGGCGG cAGAGGACACAAAAGAGAACATGACGATAGAGGGCGTAGACGTTGGTAAAGTGAGAAACTTTCCATTCTCCGCGTTGAAGACTTTAGGTTCCATACAGATAGGTATCGGCGGGATATGTATTGGTTTAGGAATTATAGATTTTttgctatttatattttttgaagacaaatttgTGCCTGACCCAAAAATGAAGGAAAGTGAAGCTTACCAGAAGGTAGACACACTTACAAAGACCTTTTCTCCAGTCTGGTGTGGTGTATGG TTTTGTGTTACTGGTGCTTTCGCCGCCATTTTATCACAGAAGAAGCTTGCGAACATTAATTATTAC aaaatgaCGTTCTTGATACTAAGTATAACATGTGCTGCTGTTTCTGGACCTCTCTGTTTGATTGTCAGCGTTACATCGGCGTACTTG aGACATCAGATAACTCCAGAAGGCTTCCGATGGTTAGTGCCGTTGTTGGTCATGTTTTTTgcattttgtgaaataatatttGCTCTTATATCTGCGTCTGTTTGCTGCTGTTGTGCACCATTTGATTCATCAAGG GTAAGAGTTCTTCTTGCAAAACAACAAGATGACAATTTTCATGCCATTGTTCAAAAAGAGAAATCAATAGATTCCTTTGATATCTTCACCACAAGTGACAGGAGAGGAAAGCCACTTCCGCCTCgcaatcaagaaatcaaacaAGAAGCTAAAGAACCAACTGTACAAAAGGTTGACCGTGTGCAACAAACAACGGCCAAAGAAGATAAGAGGCCTCCACCAGCTCAAAAAGAGGAACGCAAACAGGAAAAACCACAAACTGAGCATAGAACACGTGAAAGTAAACGATCGCACGATCGAAAGCCCGAAAGGAAAGACTCTCTTAGCAgtgaaaattataaacataaagATGACGAAGAATTTGATGGATCAAGATTTGAAGAGGACAACCCAGTAAGAACACGTGGGTATGCCGACAGACCGTACACGAAAGGTTCCAGTTATGAACAACTGAAAAGTTTAGTTATACCTAAAACAGCaccaaaacaaacattttag
- the LOC134721014 gene encoding uncharacterized protein LOC134721014, producing MRDITSYGFTATFSPGYNGGNEQTFCISHWPSNDTKRTRTVKSKKEPFKVDYMFSSTDYQFILYAENDIGRSLDSQKDPLTIRTTIGEARDGSHKLIYIVYFVAPLCLLLILTAFITAIVFCYKQQSFTPEVPPYIPPRATLNTDRAVYTDRAVFRRSQGLPDSETVDRMTSRCKRIRRAIKVPPILAVFRKSRYLPDCNVISDVHEAISRSTSNIPNGNGQTNSRASNEQQNGRQSAATFPRELNYPHIEIRHQGPRTSPALRRQRTNYSQIYFNDRVSAVPESNDVEEDGESGNYGQIFFQAATLPPRAAK from the exons ATGAGAGATATTACGAGTTATGGATTTACAGCCACGTTTTCTCCTGGTTACAATGGTGGAAACGAACAGACATTCTGTATCAGTCATTGGCCTTCAAATGATACCAAACGAACGAGAACTGTAAAGTCAAAGAAAGAACCCTTCAAAGTGGATTATATGTTTTCATCGACGGACTATCAATTCATATTGTATGCCGAAAACGATATTGGGAGAAGTTTAGACTCTCAGAAAGACCCTTTGACGATACGGACGACAATAGGCGAAGCTAGGGATG GAAGTCATAAGCTGAtctatattgtttattttgttgccCCGCTGTGTTTACTGCTGATACTGACAGCTTTCATAACAGCAATTGTTTTCTGCTATAAACAACAATCCTTTACACCAG AAGTACCTCCATACATACCACCAAGAGCAACACTCAATACAGACCGAGCAGTTTACACAGACAGAGCCGTGTTTAGGAGAAGTCAAGGTCTACCTGATTCTGAAACAGTGGATAGAATGACTTCAAGGTGCAAAAGAATCAGACGAG CAATCAAAGTACCACCAATACTTGCTGTATTTAGAAAATCCAGATATCTACCCGACTGCAACGTTATTTCAGATGTTCATGAGGCTATTTCAAGAAGCACTAGTAACATTCCAAACG gTAACGGTCAGACAAACAGTCGGGCATCGAATGAACAACAAAATGGTCGTCAGTCTGCAGCCACCTTT CCCAGAGAGTTAAACTATCCTCATATTGAAATACGACACCAAGGACCCAGGACTTCGCCAGCCTTGCGCAGACAAAGAACAAATTACAGTCAAATTTACTTTAATGACCGT GTTTCAGCTGTACCAGAAAGTAATGATGTTGAAGAAGACGGAGAGAGCGGTAACTATGGACAGATATTTTTCCAAGCGGCGACGTTACCTCCACGTGCAGCGAAGTGA